GCAAGGGGTTCTCGGTGCTGAGGTCATCTTCTCGCGGGGACATGTATCTTCAACTTGCTGTTGAAACGCCGCGCCATCTGACGAAACGTCGGCGGGAGTTGCTGGAGGCTTTTGAGGAAGAAGCGGACGAAAACCAGGCACAGGCAAACCCGGAAAGCACTGGCTTTTTCTCCAAAGTCAAAGAATTTTTCGACGGAAGGTAAAACCATGCGCATCGGTGTTGCGGGCATCTTAGGCCGTCTGGGTCGTCTTTGCGCTGAGGAAATGCGGACGCGAAACCTGACCCTTTCGGGCGGGACGTCGCGAACGGAGAATGTAGCGGAGAATATCTTCTCCGAGTTGGGTCGTCTGGCTGCGTGTTCTGACGTCATAATTGATGTCAGTCACCACACGCTGATCCCGGATCATGCGCGCGATCTCATTCGTCATCAATGTGCCTGGGTTATCGGCACGACCGGGATGGATGCGGCTGAAGAAGCCGTGATTGCTGACGCTGCAAAACATATCCCTGTCCTGCGCGCGGCGAATTTTTCTCCCGGCCTGAATTTGTTACTCGATATCGCCCGTCAACTTTCCGCTGCCCTGCCAGCGGATGATTACGATGTGGATGTTACGGACATTCATCACCGTCAGAAAATCGACGCGCCTTCTGGCACGGCGAAAGCCGTAGGCGCGGCGATTGCGTCGGGTCGCGGCGTTAAATTGGAGGATGTCACCCGTTATGACCCCTCCGGCCCGCGTCAGACGGGGCAGATCGGCTTTGCGGAATTGCGCGCCGGACAAATAATCGGTGAACATAGTGTGATTTTTACTTCGGGTGATGAGCAGATTAGCATCAGTCACCGCGCCTTTGACCGTCGCGTTTTTGCCCGTGGCGCCGTCAATGCGGCATTGTGGTTACACAACAAGTCCGCTGGCCTGTTTAATATCGCGGACATCTACAAATAAAATAATTTCTCCGAATTACCCTTGACCCGTTCAAGCAATTCCGCCAAGCCAGTCTCTCCATTTTTCGTTGGAGAGATGGCTTTTTACCGTTTCTTCGTCCATCACTCATTCCCTGCGAGGTCCCTGAGTGCGTAATTACGGCGATTTCCTTTTCACATCAGAATCCGTTTCTGAAGGCCATCCGGACAAGGTTGCGGACAGGATCAGCGATACTGTTCTGGACACTTTTCTCAGCGCTGACCCTGAAGCGCGCGTCGCGTGTGAAACCATATGCACGACCAATCGTGTCGTTTTGGCGGGCGAAGTCCGTGGCCCGGCATCCGTGACATCCGACATGCTGGTTGAGCGCGCGCGCGACGCCATACGCGACATTGGTTATGATCAGGAGGGTTTCTCCTGGAAGACAGCCGACATCATGTCATTTCTCCACGCGCAATCCGTCGATATTGCCAAAGGTGTGGATAGTGAAGGCTATAAGGATGAGGGTGCCGGTGACCAGGGCATCATGTTCGGTTTCGCCACACGTGAGACGGAACGCCTCATGCCCGCGCCGCTTTTCTATGCGCAATCCATCCTCGAAAAAATCCGCGATTACCGTAAAAGCGGCGATGCGCGCGGGGATGGGCTTCTGCCCGATGCGAAAAGCCAGGTGACCCTTCGCTATGTGGAGGGCAAGCCGGTCGCCGCGACATCCGTCGTTATCTCGACACAACATGTTGAAGGTATGGGGCAAAACACCATCCGTGAGATGCTGCGCACTGTCGTCCGGGAAGTTCTCCCCGAGGGCTGGATGTGCAAGGAAGAGGAATTTTACGTCAATCCGACCGGTAACTTCGTTATCGGTGGACCAGATGGTGATGCCGGGTTGACCGGCCGTAAAATCATCGTCGATACTTATGGCGGCGCGGCCCCCCATGGCGGCGGTGCCTTCTCCGGAAAAGACCCCACCAAAGTGGATCGCTCCGCCGCTTACGCGGCGCGCTATCTGGCGAAAAATGTCGTCGCGGCTGATCTGGCCGATCGCTGCACGATTCAGCTCAGCTACGCGATCGGCGTGTCCAAGCCGCTCTCCGTCTATGTTGATCTGGACGGGACGGGCAAGGATATCGATGAGGCGCGCCTTGGGGGCGTGCTGTATCAGATGGTCAATCTGTCACCACGCGGCATCCGGGAGCATCTGCGCCTCAACCGACCCATTTACGCGCCAACCTCGGCATACGGACATTTTGGCCGTATCCCTGACCCGGCACTGGATAATTTTACGTGGGAGCAGACGGATCTGGTCGATGACCTGCGGCGGGCTTTCAATCGTTGAGGCCCTGTGCTGATCAAATCTCTTTGCAAACCACAACCTGATAAGCTTTATGGTCGGCCGCGAATCTACTCCCTGCGGCCCCGGCAGCAGCGCCTTCTTAATGAGGCGCTGCCGCGTTTCCGCCTGACGGCAGATCAGGCGACGACGCCCCATCGCGCCTTCAACGCCGCCCCGACGACGCATATTTTTCTCGAAATCGGGTTTGGCGGCGGTGAGCGCGCATTGGCACAATCCGAAGCCCATCCAGATTGCCTCTATATCGCATCCGAAGTTTTTGAAAACGGCCTGTGTTCTCTCCTCTCCCGCCTCGCACCTGAGGGGCAGGAGGCGAAAGCGCCACCACCCGATCACCTGCGCCTGTGGCCGGAGGATGCGCGCCTGCTTTTGCGCGCCCTGCCTGACGCCTGTCTCGAACGCGTCTATTTTATGTTTCCTGACTTCGTGGCCGAAGGCGCGTCACGCGAAAAGACGCTTTGTCCATCCGGATAATATCGCGCTTCTGGCCCGCACCATGCGTCCGGGCGCGGAATGGCGCATCGCAAGCGACCATCCCGTTATCAGGAATGGTGCAAGAGGTGATGGCGTCTCAAATAGCCTTCAAACGCATCGCCTACGCCGAAGGTGAACGCCCGGATGGGTGGTCCGCAACACGTTATGAAAGCAAGGCGTTGCGGGAGGGGCGTGTTCCGTTTTACTGGACTTATCAACGTTGTGAGACAACGTGAAAGGTTGCGCAACCGATGATGACATCTGAAATTGAGCGGGAGGAAATGTCATTCGACGTGCTGATCGTCGGCGCCGGTCCTGCCGGTTTATCCGCCGCGATACGCCTTAAGCAGCTCAAACCTGAGGCCTCCGTCTGCGTGCTTGAGAAAGGGAGTGAGGTCGGGGCGCATATCGTCTCCGGCGCGGTGATAGAAACACGCAGCCTCGATGAACTCCTCCCTGATTGGCGCGACCTCGACGCCCCGCTTCAGACGCAGGTGAGTTCTGAAAAATTTCTCTTCCTGACGGAGGAGCGCGCCTTCGCTCTGCCATTTTTCGAGCGACTCATGCCCGCCCTGTCAAATCATGGCAATTACGTTATCAGTCTCGGCAGTTTCTGCCGCTTTCTGGCTGAGCAGGCGGAAGCGCTGGGCGTCGAGATCTATCCCGGCTTTGCCGCCGCCACCCCGCTTATTGAAGATGATCGTTTATGCGGCGTCATTGTCGGGGATATGGGTGTTGGCCGCGACGGTCAGCCGGGGCCGCAATATGCGCCGGGTATGATCCTGCGCGCGCGCCAGACGATCCTTGCTGAAGGCGCACGCGGTTCCATCACTAAAGCCATCATGGCGCGATATCATCTTCGTGAGAATGTCGACCCTCAGACATACGGTCTTGGCGTCAAGGAAGTTTGGGAAGTACCGCCCGAGCAGCATCGTCCCGGCTTTGTGCAGCATAGTTTCGGCTGGCCCCTTGATGATCAGACCTATGGCGGCGCCTTCCTCTATCATTTCGGCGAAAATCTGGTCTCGTTCGGCTTTGTTGTCGGGCTCGATTATCAAAATCCCTATCTCTCCCCATTTCAAGAGATGCAGCGCATCAAGACCCATCCCGCTTTTGCCGAACATTTCAAGAATGGCCGGCGATTGATCTACGGTGCGCGGGCTTTGTCAGAGGGCGGATTTCAATCCATCCCACGCCTTTCCTTTCCTGGCGGGATGCTGACCGGGGACACGGCCGGTTTCCTCAACGTCCCTAAAATCAAGGGTACGCACACAGCCATGAAATCCGGCATGTTGGCAGCGGAAGAAGCCGCAGCGGTGCTTGACGCGCCGGAGGGGCGTCCCGCCACGTCTGACCTCAATGCACGCCTGGAAAAGAGCTGGCTCGCCGATGAGCTTTATAAGGCGCGGAATTTCAGGCCCGCTTTCGCGCGGTGGGGTACGCGGCTGGGCGCCATCTATGCCGGGCTTGATACGCTCTTATTCCGTGGACGGGCGCCCTGGACGCTGCATCATCGCCATCCCGACAATATTTCACTTCAGCCAGCGGCCACCAGTAAGTCCATTACCTACCCCAAGCCGGATGGCTCACTTACTTTTGACCTGACATCCTCCGTCTATCTCTCCGGCACAAATCATGAGGAGGACCAACCCGTTCACCTCAAATTGCATGACGCGGCGCTGTGGAAGGCGGTTAATCGCGACTTTTATGATTGCCCCGAGACCCGTTACTGCCCTGCCGGCGTTTATGAAACGATTGAAGTCCCGGAGGGACGCGCCCTTCAAATTAATGCGCAGAACTGTGTTCATTGTAAAAGCTGTGATATTAAAGACCCTGAACAAAACATTGATTGGCGCCCGCCTGAAGGTGGTGGTGGCCCCAATTACCCTGCCGGGATGTGACCACAATTACGTTGTCGTCTGTCCTGCGCCCTTATTTATACGAGTGAGAGCGTGATGAAGATTATAGTCCCGGTCAAACGCGTGATCGATTACAACGTCAAGCCGCGGGTCAAGGCCGATCAATCGGGCGTTGAAACGCAAGGCGTCAAAATGTCGATCAATCCGTTTGACGAAATTGCGGTTGAAGAAGCCATCCGACTGAAGGAAAAAGGTCAGGCATCCGAGGTGGTGGTGGTTTCCATCGGCCCGGCAGAGAGCCAGCCCATCTTGCGCAACGCCATGGCAATGGGTGCGGACCGGGCTGTTCTTGTCCAGACGCAGGATGCGATCGAGCCACTCGGCGTCGCTAAGCTTTTGAAAGCGATTATCCTGAAGGAAGCCGCCAACCTCGTCATTATGGGCAAGCAGGCCATTGATGACGACATGAATGCCACAGGCCAGATCCTGGCAGCGCAATTGGATTGGCCTCAGGCGACTTTTGCAAGCCGGGTCGAACTGGCCGATAGCAAAATCGAGGTGTCACGGGAGATTGATGCTGGCACGGAGCGGCTTCGTCTTTCTCTCCCCGCCGTCGTGACGGCGGATCTCCGCCTGAATGAACCGCGATATGCCACCATGCCGAATATCATGAAGGCCAAGAGGAAGCCGCTTGAAACCATTGAAGCCGCGTCTCTGGACGTCGATTTTGCCCCACGTCTCGATATCGTCAAAGTCGTCGAACCGACGGAGCGCCAGGCAGGCATTATCGTGTCCTCGGTTGAGGAACTGGTAGAAAAACTCCGCACCGAAGCAAAGGTCGTCTGAGTATGACAGCGCTTGTTATCATTGAAACCGAGGCCGGCAAGGTCAAACTCGCCAGTCGCTCTGCCATTATGGCGGTGCGTCAATTGGGCGACGTACATGCAATTCTCTTCGGCGATGGCGATGTGACGCCCCTTCGCAAGCTTGAGGGTGTCTCAAAAATCCTGCACGTGCCCTCCATCGCTTTAATTGCGGAGGATATGGCGGCGTTCATCGCGAAGAGGGCTGGTGATTACACCCATATCATCGGCGCAGCGACGGCCTTATCGAAAAACCTCCTGCCACGTCTGGCGGGGTTATGTGATGTGCAGCCCATCACGGAAGTGATCGAAATCCTGAACGCGTCAAATTTTGTGCGTCCGATTTATGCGGGCAATGCGCTTGCCACGGTCCGCTCTCGCGACAATCTGAAAATCCTGACGGTGCGCGCCGCAAATTTTGATCCAACGCCGGATCTTGATGCGGGGTCGGCCGACGTGGACGTATTGACGTCGGAAGCCGCTACCAGCAAAGCCAAACTTCTGGGTGTTGAACTGACGCAATCCGACCGTCCGGAGCTGGAATCAGCGCGCGTCGTGATCTCCGGCGGTCGTGGCCTCAAAGATGCGGAAAATTTCAAGCTGCTGGACGGCATCGCAACGCAACTCAGTGCGGCCATCGGCGCATCACGCGCTGCCGTTGACGCTGGGTTCGCCCCGAATGAGATGCAGGTCGGCCAGACGGGCAAAATCGTCGCGCCGGAGCTTTATATTGCTGTCGGCTTGTCTGGAGCAATTCAGCATCTTGCGGGCATGAAAGATAGTCGCGTCATCGTCGCGATCAATATGGACCCTGAGGCGCCCATATTCAAAGTGGCGGATTACGGGCTTGTCGGCGATCTCTTCGAGGTGCTACCGCAACTCGAGAAATCGCTCAACGCGTAAGCGCATTTCTCCGTTATCGGGAGAAGGGCTTTCGATGAACATCGCAAGATGATCATTAAAGCCTTTATCCATCAGCAACGTTCGCCGACGCGGCGGGACGCTTCTGAACAGGTCGCGGCCCGCCGCCATTCCTGGGCAGATCTTCCACGCATCGCAAGCGAGACACAGATTTCTGACCGCTATGGTCCGGCCGCTCGATGTTGTATCGTTCAGACATCACAAAAGCGTGGTATGAAACCAAAATGCTGATCTCGTCATGGATGGAGGAAAGCGGCGTGGCCTTCGGCACAAGTGGTGCGCGTGGACTCGTCAGTGCCATGACGGACCGGCTCTGCTTTGCCTATGTTACCGGCTATTTGCAGTGGATGCGCGAGGTCGACGCCTTTTCACCCAGGATGAAAGTGGCTTTGGCAGGGGATCTACGCCCCAGTTCCCCCCCGGATCTTACGTGCCTGCATGGAGGCCGTGCGGAAATCCGGGGGGCAAGCTCTGTTTTGCGGATACGTCCCGACACCCTGCCTCAGTCTCACCGCTTTCAGAAAAAAAATCCCGTCCCTGATGGTGGCGGGCAGTCATATTCCGGCGGATCGGAACGGGATCAAATTCAATCGTAAAAGTCAGGAATTTTCGAAGGAAGATGAGGCAGGCATGCGCCGACAGCATGTCACCCTTCCGGCAGGATTGTTCAGCAGTTCGGGCGATTTGATCACCGCGCCAGAGCTGCCCCCGCCCAATGACGTGGTCACGCCCTTCCTCGCACGATATCGTGATTTCTTCGGCGAAAACGCCCTGCAGGATATGGTGTTCGGAGTCTATCAGCATAGCTCGGTCGCGCGTGACCTGATGGTCGATCTCATCAATGCACTTGGCGGACGCGCCGTGCCTTTCGGGCGCAAAACGACGTTTCATCCCATTGATACAGAGGCACTCGCGCCGGAAGATACTGCGTTGCTGCAAGATTGGGCGGCGCGTCACAGCGTTACGGCCATCATCTCCTCAGATGGCGACGCAGACCGACCGCTCCTGACAGATCATCTCGGAAACATGATCCGTGGCGACGTCATGGGATTGGTCACCGCGCGTCTATTGAAGGCGACGTTTGTTGCCACGCCGGTGACAAGCAATACAGTGTTAGAGTTAAGTCAAGCCGTACCCCGCATTGCGCGCACAAAAATTGGTTCACCTTATGTGCTCGCCGCCATGCCCGACCATGCGCAGATGCCGGAGAGAGCGATTATCGGTTATGAAGCGAATGGCGGTTTGATTTTGGGACAACGTCTCATCTCCGGCCAACATGTTTTGGACGCGTTGCCGACACGGGATTTTGCATTGCCCCTTCTCGCCACGCTCATTTCAGCCCGGGCTTATGGGAATGATCTGACCCGCCTGATCAACGCCCTTCCCAGGCGTGTGACCGCGTCAGCCTGCCTTAAAAACATGCCGCGGGATCGGGGGCTGGCGCTGGTCACACATTTTACCGCCTGCGCGGAGACAGATGCATTCAGGGCGGCATTAGGGATCCGTGGCCATCTGTACCATATTGATGAGACGGATGGCACAAGGATGTTCTTTACCTCAGGGGTGATCCTGCATATCCGCCCGTCCGGAAACGCGCCGGAATTGCGACTTTATGTTGAGACAAGCACCCAGGAGGAAGCAGATCGCCTCCTCAAGGCGGCAGAGACCTATATCGTGACGCGTTAGAACATCGCCCTGCCGGCCGCGCGCAGAGCCGCATTCCGGCGCTTCGACGCCGCGCTTAACTTCAGAATTTTGAGAAATGGTGGAGCCAATCGGGATCGAACCGACGACCTCCTGAATGCCATTCAGGCGCTCTACCAACTGAGCTATGGCCCCGCTTTTTGGCGGATATCTCACCGTGGAGCTTCGTATAACGGGCCGTTGAGAGGCTGGCAAGTCCTAACTTGCTGAAACATATCACGCCATCGCGCCCAATTGTCGCAATGCGGATAAAAGGGGAAGCAAGGGGAGGCCGAGTATATCGTCATAAGCACCCTCGATTTTCTCAAAAAGCTGCACGCCCCGGCCTTCCAGCTGATAACCCCCGACCGAACTGAGGACCGCTTCCCCAGCCTTATGCAGGTAATCATCAAGGAATGCGTCACTGAAATGCCGCATCTGAAGGCGTGGGCGCGCGAGATGCGTCCATATCGGGGCGCCGTCCTGGTAGATGACGCAGGCCGTTTGCAAAATATGCGTTCGCCCCCGCAGAAAAACCAGGATTTCACGCAATGCGGTCAGGTCAGGTGCTTTATCAATCTGCCGGTCTTCACAGGTCAGGATCTGGTCCGCGGCGATGACCAACGCGCCTTCCTCAGCATCCTGCCTCAAGCTGTAACAGCGCGCCTTGGCATGGGCGAGAGCGACCGCGATCTCACCGCCTTCGGCGCCACGTGCCCGCGCCTCATTTCTTATAGTGGCTTCATTTACATCAACAGGATATGCCCGGACATGGAGACCCGCACGGCGCAGGAGATCAAACCTTGTCCGGGAACCGCTGGCAAGAATGAGGGGCGTGTCTCGCTGTCGCATCGTCATGAGAAAACCTCGTCATACGGAGTCGGGACTCGATGATCACAATCTCGCACAGGCGGCATCGCCCTGTGAATCAGGATCGTGAGTACTGGGGTACATGGGGGAAAACCGGCTCATGCGGATGCCATGGTGGAGTACCGTGGATAGGGCCTTTCCGGCGGTATGCCGGTGAATTGTACACAGCCCTTCTGTGGGTAAAACTGAATAGATTCATGCAGCCCTTGGTGATAGCCACATCCAGAGTTGTACACAGTGTGGGAAACATGTGGTACATTTTTTGAAAGTCGGGTACCCCGTCTTCCACAGGGCTCTACAAAGACAATCACTTTCTTTTCTTTCTTCTTTTATGTTTATTGGCTCGTATGACGTGCAATTTCCCGCCAACTGAAACGAACCCTCATTTTGTCTCGACCGAGAAACCGCTTTTACGCGCTCTGGGTGGGCATCCTGTCTGGCCGCCCCCTTTATGGTTGATGCGCCAGGCGGGACGTTATCTGCCCGAATTCCGTGCCTGTCGGGAAAAATTGCCGTTTCTGACGCGGTGCCTGACGCCGGATATCGCGACGGAACTGACATTACAACCCATCCGGCGTTTTGGCATGGATGGGGCCATATTATTCTCCGACATTCTGATCCTTCCTCATGCCATGGGGCAGGAATTGGATTTTGTTGAAAATCTGGGGCCCGTTCTGACGCCGATCCGCGACGATGCGGCGCTTGACGCGCTGCAGCCGGAGGCGGTCGCTTCGTTCATCGCCCCTATTCTGGAAACATTGCGCCATTTGCGCCGCGCTTTGCCGCCCGCGACAAGTTTACTGGGATTTGCCGGAAGTTCCTTTACCGTCAGCTGCTATATGGTTGAGGGCCGGAGCTCCCGCGATTACAGCATCACGCGGGAGGCGATGTTGAAAGCGCCCGCATTTTACGACAGGCTCATGGCGCTCCTGACTGACGCCACGGCTGAGATGTTGGTCGCGCAGATTGATGCCGGGGCGGAAGCGGTCATGCTGTTCGATAGTTGGGCGGGGCTTTTGCCGCCACGCTTCTTCCGGCGTTATGTCATCGCGCCGACACGTCAGATCGTCACGGCGATTCGCGCAAAACATCCTCACGTCAAAATCATCGGTTTCCCCCGGTTCGCTGGCGTGATGGCGCCGATTTATGCGCAGGAGACCGGGATCGACGCCCTTGCCTGTGACACAGGGGCAAGCCTTGACATCGTGGCGGAGAGCCTGCCGGATTCAATGGCCCTGCAGGGAAATCTTGACCCGTTAATCCTTAAATCGGGGGGAGATGCGCTGACCCAGGAGGCGCAGAATATCTGCCGATCCATGTCGCATCGACCCCATATCTTCAATCTCGGCCATGGTGTCATGCCGGAGACCCCGCCGGAACATGTCGCCATGCTGGTCGAGGCCGTACGTATGCAGAAAAGACCTGAGATTTTATGACGGAAAATTCTATCCCTGCCGCGCTCAAACTCATCATGTTCGATTGTGATGGTGTCCTGGTCGATAGTGAAGATGCGTCTTCCCGCCTGATTGCGGAAGTTGCGACGTCATGCGGTGTGAAAATGACGCCGGATCAGGCCTTGGCGCGCTTCTCCGGCACGCAGTTTCTGTTGTCAAAAAAGCGCTGGAGGCGGATCTGCAGAAATCCCTGCCGGATGATCTTGTTACGCAGATGCAGGCGCGCATGGTCGCGATGATGAAAGCCGAAGCGCGGCCCGTCAAAGGCGTGGAGGCGCTCGGTTACGAATTTCGCGTGACCTCAAATTCATCCCGGGAGGAAATGGACGCCAAATTTGCGCGCGCGGGCTTGGCACATTTCTTTCCCGATGACCGCATTCACTCAGCCTTTGATGTGCCCCGCGCTAAACCGGCGCCGGATGTCTATCTGGCCGCGGCTGCGGCCGAACATCGATCCGTGCAGGAATGTCTCGTGGCGGAGGATAGTCTCCCGGGCGCAGAAGCGGCGGAGCAAGCGGGCATAGCCTGTTTTTTCCTTCGGGAAGATGGTCATCGCCCAGCGGACGCGCCGCCCAATCTCACCGTCATCCGGTCGCTCTCTGAACTGGGACGGGTTTTGAGAAATGCGAAAGGAAAGACGCGATGGATATTTTTATCTCCTACCTGCTGTGGCTGAAAGCCTTTCACATGATTGCCGTCATCGCCTGGATGGCGGGGATGCTCTATCTGCCACGCCTCTATGTCTATCACACGCAGACATCGGTAGGCAGTGTAGAAAGTGCGCGGTTTATTTTGATGGAGCGCCGTCTATCACACGCCATCATTGCGCCTGCCATGACCTTGACGACCGTGCTCGGCATCATTCTCGCTTTAATACCCGGCGTGATTGACTGGCATGCGGGCTGGTGGTGGGCGAAACTCATTGCGGTGGTAGGTCTCTTCGGGTTTCATGGTTGTTGTGCACGATGGCGCCGCCAATTAAGGCATGAGCAGCGCCTTCATTCCGAAAAGTTTTTCCGCGTGGTCAATGAGGTTCCGACGCTTCTCATGATCATCATCGTCATTGCGATCGTCGTACGGCCCTGGGGCTGAAGGAAAGAATCGCTGGTGCTTTCCCTCAGCTATAAGTGAAGGGATATTGCGCACCGGTGATCTCGACGGAGCATTGCCACAGGCGCTTCTGATCCGCTTCTTTGCGGGCCAATGCGGGGATGTGGGCTGGGCCGACAGGTCCGCTTCTTTCCCCGAATTTCTGCGGGCCGAAATAAGCGCCGCCCACATCCCCGCCAAGCCAGACAGGTGCCAGAAGCGGCTGCACGCCATCAGCGACATCCTGCGCAAAATGGTTGAAAATCGCAGCCCCAACCGGTTCAACGACGCGTTGATAGAGACACTGTTTAAAGGTTGGAACCGTCTCCTGATGCGGGATGCTGGCAATCATATTCGTGCGTGTCCATCCAGGATGTGCGGCGCATGATTGCACGGGAATGTCATGTTGGCGCAGCAGCCTGTCCAATGTGAGAGCGAACATCAGATTGGCCAATTTGCTTTGACGATAAAACGTCATGGAATCATAATATCGTGTGGCTTTCAGATCCTCAAAATGGATCCGCCCTTTTAAAGCGGCGCGTGAGGCCACGGTGATGACCCGCCCTTTGCCGCGGATCAACGCGGGAAGCAGGCACGATGTCAGCAAAAAATGCGCGAGGTGGTTGGTGCCGAACTGCAATTCCTGCCCGCAAGAGGTCAAGACGCGCTCTTGCGGTCCCATAACGCCGGCGTTGTTGATGAGGATATCAAGCCCTTCAACATCGAGACGTTGCGCGAAGGGGTTGATCTCATCAAGTGAGGACAGATCAAGCTGGCAATAGGTCACGTCAGCATCAGGCATCTGCTTTTTGAGATCATCGACGCGGCTCTGCCCTCTCTCGGCGTTGCGTCCTGTCATGATGACGCGGACACCGCGCGCGGCCTCAAGCCCCAGGCCGTTGGTGCTGCCCGTTATGATGGCTGTTTTTCTGCCGCCAGTTTTCTGAGTTCTGCCCATTCTCCGTCCTTCGGTAAATAAGGGTCATGATGCGCTGCTTCCATCGCAGCTTGCATAAACCTCTTTTCATTTCGTTTGAGCAGGAAGAAGATGATGAGCGCCACGATAAGAAAGACACCG
This DNA window, taken from Acetobacteraceae bacterium, encodes the following:
- a CDS encoding electron transfer flavoprotein subunit beta/FixA family protein yields the protein MKIIVPVKRVIDYNVKPRVKADQSGVETQGVKMSINPFDEIAVEEAIRLKEKGQASEVVVVSIGPAESQPILRNAMAMGADRAVLVQTQDAIEPLGVAKLLKAIILKEAANLVIMGKQAIDDDMNATGQILAAQLDWPQATFASRVELADSKIEVSREIDAGTERLRLSLPAVVTADLRLNEPRYATMPNIMKAKRKPLETIEAASLDVDFAPRLDIVKVVEPTERQAGIIVSSVEELVEKLRTEAKVV
- a CDS encoding Maf family protein; this encodes MTMRQRDTPLILASGSRTRFDLLRRAGLHVRAYPVDVNEATIRNEARARGAEGGEIAVALAHAKARCYSLRQDAEEGALVIAADQILTCEDRQIDKAPDLTALREILVFLRGRTHILQTACVIYQDGAPIWTHLARPRLQMRHFSDAFLDDYLHKAGEAVLSSVGGYQLEGRGVQLFEKIEGAYDDILGLPLLPLLSALRQLGAMA
- the hemE gene encoding uroporphyrinogen decarboxylase — encoded protein: MTCNFPPTETNPHFVSTEKPLLRALGGHPVWPPPLWLMRQAGRYLPEFRACREKLPFLTRCLTPDIATELTLQPIRRFGMDGAILFSDILILPHAMGQELDFVENLGPVLTPIRDDAALDALQPEAVASFIAPILETLRHLRRALPPATSLLGFAGSSFTVSCYMVEGRSSRDYSITREAMLKAPAFYDRLMALLTDATAEMLVAQIDAGAEAVMLFDSWAGLLPPRFFRRYVIAPTRQIVTAIRAKHPHVKIIGFPRFAGVMAPIYAQETGIDALACDTGASLDIVAESLPDSMALQGNLDPLILKSGGDALTQEAQNICRSMSHRPHIFNLGHGVMPETPPEHVAMLVEAVRMQKRPEIL
- a CDS encoding FAD-binding protein — translated: MTALVIIETEAGKVKLASRSAIMAVRQLGDVHAILFGDGDVTPLRKLEGVSKILHVPSIALIAEDMAAFIAKRAGDYTHIIGAATALSKNLLPRLAGLCDVQPITEVIEILNASNFVRPIYAGNALATVRSRDNLKILTVRAANFDPTPDLDAGSADVDVLTSEAATSKAKLLGVELTQSDRPELESARVVISGGRGLKDAENFKLLDGIATQLSAAIGASRAAVDAGFAPNEMQVGQTGKIVAPELYIAVGLSGAIQHLAGMKDSRVIVAINMDPEAPIFKVADYGLVGDLFEVLPQLEKSLNA
- the dapB gene encoding 4-hydroxy-tetrahydrodipicolinate reductase; protein product: MRIGVAGILGRLGRLCAEEMRTRNLTLSGGTSRTENVAENIFSELGRLAACSDVIIDVSHHTLIPDHARDLIRHQCAWVIGTTGMDAAEEAVIADAAKHIPVLRAANFSPGLNLLLDIARQLSAALPADDYDVDVTDIHHRQKIDAPSGTAKAVGAAIASGRGVKLEDVTRYDPSGPRQTGQIGFAELRAGQIIGEHSVIFTSGDEQISISHRAFDRRVFARGAVNAALWLHNKSAGLFNIADIYK
- a CDS encoding electron transfer flavoprotein-ubiquinone oxidoreductase, whose translation is MMTSEIEREEMSFDVLIVGAGPAGLSAAIRLKQLKPEASVCVLEKGSEVGAHIVSGAVIETRSLDELLPDWRDLDAPLQTQVSSEKFLFLTEERAFALPFFERLMPALSNHGNYVISLGSFCRFLAEQAEALGVEIYPGFAAATPLIEDDRLCGVIVGDMGVGRDGQPGPQYAPGMILRARQTILAEGARGSITKAIMARYHLRENVDPQTYGLGVKEVWEVPPEQHRPGFVQHSFGWPLDDQTYGGAFLYHFGENLVSFGFVVGLDYQNPYLSPFQEMQRIKTHPAFAEHFKNGRRLIYGARALSEGGFQSIPRLSFPGGMLTGDTAGFLNVPKIKGTHTAMKSGMLAAEEAAAVLDAPEGRPATSDLNARLEKSWLADELYKARNFRPAFARWGTRLGAIYAGLDTLLFRGRAPWTLHHRHPDNISLQPAATSKSITYPKPDGSLTFDLTSSVYLSGTNHEEDQPVHLKLHDAALWKAVNRDFYDCPETRYCPAGVYETIEVPEGRALQINAQNCVHCKSCDIKDPEQNIDWRPPEGGGGPNYPAGM
- a CDS encoding HAD-IA family hydrolase, giving the protein MRCENDAGSGLGALLRHAVSVVKKALEADLQKSLPDDLVTQMQARMVAMMKAEARPVKGVEALGYEFRVTSNSSREEMDAKFARAGLAHFFPDDRIHSAFDVPRAKPAPDVYLAAAAAEHRSVQECLVAEDSLPGAEAAEQAGIACFFLREDGHRPADAPPNLTVIRSLSELGRVLRNAKGKTRWIFLSPTCCG
- the metK gene encoding methionine adenosyltransferase, whose amino-acid sequence is MRNYGDFLFTSESVSEGHPDKVADRISDTVLDTFLSADPEARVACETICTTNRVVLAGEVRGPASVTSDMLVERARDAIRDIGYDQEGFSWKTADIMSFLHAQSVDIAKGVDSEGYKDEGAGDQGIMFGFATRETERLMPAPLFYAQSILEKIRDYRKSGDARGDGLLPDAKSQVTLRYVEGKPVAATSVVISTQHVEGMGQNTIREMLRTVVREVLPEGWMCKEEEFYVNPTGNFVIGGPDGDAGLTGRKIIVDTYGGAAPHGGGAFSGKDPTKVDRSAAYAARYLAKNVVAADLADRCTIQLSYAIGVSKPLSVYVDLDGTGKDIDEARLGGVLYQMVNLSPRGIREHLRLNRPIYAPTSAYGHFGRIPDPALDNFTWEQTDLVDDLRRAFNR
- a CDS encoding phosphomannomutase, translated to MRRQHVTLPAGLFSSSGDLITAPELPPPNDVVTPFLARYRDFFGENALQDMVFGVYQHSSVARDLMVDLINALGGRAVPFGRKTTFHPIDTEALAPEDTALLQDWAARHSVTAIISSDGDADRPLLTDHLGNMIRGDVMGLVTARLLKATFVATPVTSNTVLELSQAVPRIARTKIGSPYVLAAMPDHAQMPERAIIGYEANGGLILGQRLISGQHVLDALPTRDFALPLLATLISARAYGNDLTRLINALPRRVTASACLKNMPRDRGLALVTHFTACAETDAFRAALGIRGHLYHIDETDGTRMFFTSGVILHIRPSGNAPELRLYVETSTQEEADRLLKAAETYIVTR